A segment of the Leptospira barantonii genome:
ATCGAAAGATTTTTGGATTACAGCACGGATCTCTACGGACGTTCGATCGACTTCGTATTAAAATATCCGCGTTGGATCGTGTTCGGTTCGACCGCGTTGTTTATTCTTTCGCTTGGATTCTTTTTTCTTTTAAAGAAGGAATTTATTCCGCCTCAGGACATGGGCCGTTTTATCATACGAGCCAGACTTCCTTTGGGTTCTTCCTTACAAAGAACGGACGAAGTGATGAAGACCGTGGAACAATATCTGATCCATCGAAAGGAAATCGAAAAGTACATATCCAACGTGGGAGGTTTTGGAGGAACCGAAGCCAACACGGGAATGTTCTTCGTTACGATGAAGGAGATGGGCCATCGACCTAAAAATCCTAAGACCGGAAGGGAAATCACACAAGGAGCTTTGTTCGGAATCTTAAGAAAGGATCTCAAGGAACTCGTGCCCGACGCAACGTTTTCGGTACAGGATCTTTCTCAAAGAGGATTTTCGGCGGGACGAGGTTATCCCGTCGAACTGGTGTTGACCGGTCCGGATTGGCAGAAGTTATCCTCGCTTTCCGTTCAAATATTAGAAAAATTGAAAGAAAGCAAGGTTGTGTTGGACGTCGATACGGATTACGTCGCGGGTCAAAAGGAACTTAGACTCGTTACCAATCGCGAGGCCGCCGCTCTTCGAGGCGTGAGTATGGCGAACGTAGGAAACACGGTCGGAACGCTGATGGGTGGAAAGAACGTAAGTCGTTTTACGGAGAATGGTCGGAGTTACGATGTTCGTGTTAAGATTCAAAAGGATAAGGGAGAATCGATCGCCGTTCTACCGGACATAAGCGTTCGAAACACGTTCGGAGAATTCGTAAAACTCAAAGAAGTGGTCAGTATTCAGGAAAAAGAAGCTTTGAAAACGATCACTCGGATCAATCGTGAAAGAGCGATTCGTGTTTTCGGAAATCCACCGCCCGCTTTGGGACAAACCGCTTCCACCGAGAAGGCTTTGGAAATCGCGAAGTCCATTCTTCCCGAGGGTTATTCCGTCGCGGTAACCGGTTCGGCCAAAACTGCAAAGGAATCCGGAAACAGTCTTACCATAGCGTTGCTTTTCGGAATTCTTCTGTCCTATATGATTCTTGCGAGTCAGTTCAACAGCTTAAAACAACCTTTATACATTCTTTTAGCGATGCCGTTTAGTTTCACGGGTGCGTTAGCCGCCCTTTATCTGTTCGGACAATCCTTCAACATGTATAGTTTTATCGGATTGATTCTGCTTTTGGGTTTGGTGAAAAAGAATTCGATTCTTCTGGTGGAATTCGTGAATCACGTTCGATCGACCGGAAAAGATATTAAACAATCGATTAAGGAAGGTTGTCCGATTCGATTGAGACCGGTGCTTATGACCTCTTTCAGTTCCATCGCCGCGGCGATTCCTCCGGCTTTGGCTTTAGGGCCCGGAGCGGAAACGAGAATTCCTATGGCCGTGACGATCTTGGGAGGAATGACACTTTCCACTCTGATTACTCTTTTGGTGGTTCCCGCGGCGTATTATCTCGGTGAAAAGGAAAAGAAAGACGAGGTCGGAACTACGGCAAAACCGTCCACGATCGTTTTTCCGGAACCGATGCACAAGTCGGTCCATGAATCGGCGCACAAGCTCGCGCAGGAACCCGCTCCTAAACATAAAAAAACTAAAAAATGATTTCAAAGAAAATTAAAAAAATAGAATATAAAGGTTTCATTGTTCTGTCCGCGTTCTCGTTTTTATTTCTGGCGGGTTGTACGGACGATTCCGTAATTCGAACCAACGACGGAGTTGTCGAACCTCGATTGGAAGAAGTCACGGGCGTAACAACCGAGAAGATCAAAAACATTTCTCCCGAACAAGAATTGACCGTGGACGAACTTTATTCTTACGCGGTGGAAAGAACCGAAAGAATCGCGCTTCGAGAAGAAGCGATCCAACAAGCGGATTCTCAAAAGATGGCGGCCTTTGCTTCTTTCTTTCCCTCTTTGTCCTTGGTTTACAACAAGTTTTATCGGATTCCCGGACCGAATTCTCACTTTAATCCCTATTATACGGATCCGAGTCCGTATTCGTCGAGCAGCAGTTTGCCTCCTACGGTCGGACCGGGAACGAGATTGCTCTTGAGTATTCCGATCCTGAACGGGGTCAGTCAATATACGACTTACAAGGCCGCGGGCGCTCTTACCAACGTGAGAATGAACGAAGCTCGATACGAATCGGGACGGCTTTATCTGGAAATCGCACAAGCATATTATAATGTTCTACAGTTTAAGGAGATCATTCTTCTCGAGGAAAAGAAAACGGATCTGGTCCGTAAAACGATTCAGGAACGCAGGAGACTTTTTTCCTTGGGAAGAGTCACAAGAGCTGACTTGAGCGGAGCCGAAGCCGATTTTTCCAGATCCGAAGCGGGCCTCGAAGACTTTAAGTATCAACTCAAACAAGCCGAGATGGCGTTGGAAAGTCTTATCGGTGCTGGAGAAGGCGGATTAAAACTGGCGATTCCAAGAGAAGCGATCACTCTTCCTCACAATCTTTTACCCGAGGAAAGAATCGCAAAACGATACGACGTGATCGCCGCTAAGGAAAATCTCAAGATGGCCGAACTGAATTTGAAAAAGGCCTGGGGCGGACATTTACCTTCCGTAACATTAAACAATTATTATACGATTCCGGAACACAACACGACCCCTAACAAGGATATAACGATGCAGTTGTCGATCAACGTTCCGTTGTTGTCCGCGGGAACGATCACCGCGGGTGTCAAACAGGCGGAATCGGCGGTAAGACAGGCCGAACTGCAGTTATCTCAGTCGAAACGGGTTGCTACGGACGAAATTCGAAAAGCGTATGAAAGTTCTTTAAACTCTGCGCGGTTATTATCCTTATATGCAAAGGCTCGAAATTCCGCCGAATCCAATCTCAGTAGCCAAAGAAGAGGATTCAGTTTTAAGACCACTTCCAGACTCGAACTTCTGGTATCGGAAACTTCTTTTCTTGATTCGGAAATCGCGTATCGAAAGGCGTATTATCAACATTCCTTGAATACGATTTGGTATTCCGTAGCGATCGGAGAACTGCCAAAATTAAAAAAATCGAAAGAAGAGGATAAGACGGGGGGTTAGTTTTCTTTGTACGCTTGACATCTCTTCTCAATGGTTTTAACTATTGGGCATAGTTGAGAGGTAAGAACCCCCATGATTATCAGTAATTACTTTCAGGACAATGAGGATATGAAACTCGTCTTCGACGAGTTGATCGATTGGGAAGAAATTGTCCGCGCATACGAACATAAATTCGAGGATGCGGAAGAATATAAAAAGTCCGGAAACGAAAGATTAGCATACGCTCCTTCCAACGTGGAAGAAGCAAAGGAATACTATAAGTCCGTATTGGAATCCTTAGGCGAAATTATGGGAGAATTCGTAGCTCCCCGCAGTAAGGAAATGGATCAAATCGGACTCAAGTATGAAAACGGAAAGGTAACGTTCCCGAAAGCTCAGGAAGAATGTTACAATACGCTTCGAGACGCGGGATTGATGCCGATTTCCATCAGCCGAAAATACGGTGGAATGGGTTTACCCGCGACGGTTCAATCCTTTATGTGCGAGATCGCGGCGAGAGCGGACGCGGCATTTTGTCTCGCTTATGGAAACATCAACATCGTAGAGATCATGGAAAGATTCGCTTCTTCCGAAATGTGCGAGAAGTGGCTTCCCGATATTTCAGCGGGAAAATACAGCGCGGCGATGGCTCTGACCGAACCGAACTACGGATCGGATCTTCCGAACGTTCAAACCAAAGCGACTCAAGACGCAAACGGACAATGGAGAATCAACGGAGCAAAACGTTTTATCACGCACGCTTGCGGTTACGTCAACGCTCCTTCCGTGATTCTTACGTTAGCGAGAACCGGAACTCCCGAAAGCGGAGCGAGAGGTCTTTCCTTCTTCCTCGTAAAAGGAAGCGACGTACATGTAGCCGGAGTCGAACACAAGATGGGATTGCATTGTTCTCCGACTTGCGAAGTTGTATTCGAAAATTCTCCGGGAGAATTGATCGGTAAAACGGGATACGGTCTTGTAAAGTATTCGATGGGAATGATGAACGCCGCAAGACTTACGATCGCAACGCAGTCTTTAGGAATCGCAACCGCGGCTTATTACGAAGGTAAGAAATACGCATCGGAAAGAATTCAATTCGGAAAACCGATCGAACAAATTCCGGCCGTCCGAAAAATTTTGGATCGAATGGAAAGAGAAATTCTCGCGACCCGAGTTCTCATCGCTGAAACGGGAAAGGCGATCGATCTATATCACTGGCCGAAAGAACACGCAGTGAAGATCGAAGGAAAATCCGAAAGAGACGTGAACCAAGACGAATCGATTCGTCGTTGGGAAAAACTCGCGGATCTTTTTACTCCTTTGAGCAAATACTACGCTTCGGAAGGATGTGTATCGATCTCGTCCGATGCTCTACAAATTCACGGAGGAAGCGGTTATACCGAAGACTACGACGTCGCAAGAATTTACAGAGACAGTAGAATTACGACTATCTACGAAGGAACCACTCAGTTACAAGTGGTCGCCGCGATCGGAGGTGTGGTTTCCGGAATGTCGCCAACGGGACAATTGAGACAATACGCCGAGGGAGAATTGTCCAAATTCTCCGCATCGGAAGATCTCAAAAAAGTATGGAACGATCTCGATGCGAGCGTCGGACTTTTCAAATCGATTCATGACGGAAACGTAAAGGATTCTTTGGCGTTTGAAGTCGTGGAAATCGCGGCTCGTTTTCTTTGCGGAATGCTTTTGGAAAGATCTTTCAAAGCGTTGAACGGCAAAGAACTCGAAAAACGCAAGTCGATTGCACAAGCTTACAACTTGGACAGCGTCGCGACGGCGAGCGCTAACTTGATTAAGTTGGAACGGGCTTCCAAACAAGCGGTTCCCGCTTAACAGGTATTTGACGTTTGAAGGACGGGTGATTACGCCCGTTCTTCAAAACGTTTTTCGTTTTCGTAAGAAACAATTCGATTTCCGTCGAAAAATTTATAATCCTCGTTTTTCATTCTTCCCTTAGAATTTTTAGAAACCTCAACCTTATAACAAGAATTCCATACTATACCGGAATACGCGTTGGGATAAAAAGAATTCAAATATTTGAATGTATTTCTCTGTAACTCGTTGAATCCAAGGAAGAATCGAAATTCTATTGCAAATTATCCAATGGTAAGACTTTCGCTTGTCTTGCGGTAGAATTTATTTCATGGAAGCAAAGGAAAGAATAGAAATCGCACTCAAATTTTTAGATCGCCATGAAAAAGTTTTCGGACAAAAAGTCCCGGAACGTCTTCGAGAATTCTGGAAAGACGGTGAATTCGAAAAGTTCGAAAACGGATACACAAAGTTTATAAAAACTCCTTTGGGTCCGAACGGTTCCTTTCAATTGAATTTCGCAGTTCCTTCTTGGGAAGCGATGGCCGATCATTGTTTGGACGACGCGGTCGTCGGACCCCGAGGTGAATGGACGAACGCGAAAAAATTCATTCCTCTCTTTCACGCGGACCAATCCTTTTTCTTTGTGGTGAAGATCGATACGCCGGAGTGTAGCGTCGGTTGGTTCGAAGAGGAGGCGTTGGCAGGATCGTTGTCGGTAGGTGAAGAAGGGAGCGGTTATCATTCCGGGGTTTATCTTTTGACGAGGACGCTCGACAATTTTTTAGAGGCGATCGGAGATTCTCCCGATGGAGAAGAAGTGATCGAATGTGATTCTTTGGATTGGGAAGAATCCCTTTATCTTTTGGAAGAAGAAGATGAAGACGAGGATGATTCGGACGAAGATGAAGAATCCGAAGAAGAGGACGATGACAGCGATGGTGGCGATAAAGAAGATTCTAAAAGTGAGCCCGGCGAATATCGTCGTCTTGAAAATTTTGATTTCTTAGACGATGATTCTGAAGAAGAATAAATTCTCATTCTCCTTATAAGAGAAGAATGGATTTCTGTTTTTCTTTTTTTAAGATTAGAATCTATTATCTTAACTGAAACGCATAATTCTTTGCCGAATTATCCGATGCTGAGATCCGTTTTGTTTTTTGTGTCATCGTATGTTTATGAATACACAAGATAGAATTGCGCTCGCACTTGAATTGCTCGATCGACATGAAAAACTCTACAAACAAAAAGTTCCACAACGACTTCGGGATTTTTGGAAGAACGGAGAATTTGCTAAATATGAAAATTGTTTTACTAAATATTTGAAAATCCCGCAAGGAAGTGGATCGTTTCAAATATTGACGGCTGTTCCATCGTGGGAAATCCAGGGCCAGCTTGGCGGGTTAGACAGTTCCATCGTCGATCCAAATGGAGATTGGGAGCATGCTAAAAAATTCATTCCTCTCTTTCATGCGGAACAAGATTTCTTCTTCGTGGTAAGACTTGATAAAGCGGATTGTCCTGTCGGCTGGTATGAAGAGGAAACTTGGGAGGAAGATGGCGATGGGTTTGCAGGGTATAAAATGGGAGTTTATAAGATTGCGAAATCTCTCGATGAGTTTCTTTCTTTGATTCGAGATTCTGCGGATGGAGAGGCGATTGAAATCGATTTCCCAAAAGAGATCGAAAGAAGTTGGGACGAGACACGAGGCGTTTTAAAATCGAATGATGAACGCGATCCTTCAAGTGACGACGATGATTCGTTGGAAGATTCGGATGATGAAGACGAAGACGAGTGAAATCACGAGAATTAAGATCTTGTCTCAATTTTTTAAAATGTAGGAACTCATACAAAATTCGAACTGCACAGAAGATTTTTGAAAGATCCAAGATCGACAATGCGACGTAATTTGTAGGAACTGCAACGAAAACCGATCAACTACCGCTGTATTGACTTCCCACCACGGCCAACGTAACGGTAGCTTTCGCGATATGTTTTTCCCGATTTTTATGAAGCGCATACACATCGGAATTGACCACGATCACAGTCGCACCGTGATAAAAAACCTCCGCTTCGCAACGAAGACGATTCCCGATCCCGGTCCTCAAAAGATTGATCTTAAACTCCAACGTCAAAACGACCTGCTTTTCACCGACAAGAGAACCAGCCGCTCCACCCGCAGTATGATCGGCTAACGTCGAAATCACACCCGCATGGACGTAACCGTTTTGTTGTAGATGTTTGTCTTTTACTTCCAGGGAAGAATGGAGTTTCCCAGCTTCGATTGAATCGATTTCGATTTCCAGAAGGTTGATGAAGTTCGCTTTGTGAAAAATCTCTTGGATTCGATCCTTAAAGTTCGGATCTTTTGTTTTGAATTCTTTGCCCATAACAATGAACTACCGAAAAGGAGAATAAAATCAAATTCTTTTGGTTAGAATGGATTCCTAAAAGTTTGTTTTTGGTTCGGCGAGCCTTTAAAGTTTTGAAACAAAACCAATTGGAATCGGAATTGTTCCGTCAAACGGTGCCTTTTTGAGATTGTGAAAAAAAAGAAGAAGAATTTTCGGAATGGAAATCGAGGCAAAAAAGAAAAGAGCGGGGCGATATTCGAACTCGTTCGTCGCGGAATCGATCGAAAAAACCGATCGTTCCACGATTGAGTATATAAGAATATTCTTATTTTCTTAAGGTTTCCGTCGCGCTTCCGCCCGCCCAGGTTCCTTCCAAAAGTCTGCCTCCGTTTTTGACTTCGTAGACAACAGGATCGGCTTGTCCCCAATCCACGGTTAAAGTGGAGCCGTCCAAGGTTCCGGTTCCCGTAAACGTTTGTCCGGCAACGGTCCAGGTAAACAGATATTCTCCGTTGGATTGTGTGATCGTAACGCTTCCACCGTAAGCCGAACCGTCCGGGTTGGTTCCCGCAACCCTATACTTGCCGCTTATGGAAGAAGGATTGATTTGACCGATCTGTGCGTATGCGGTTGAAACGAAACCGAACACCAGAAGAACGAGAAAGAGTTTTGAAATAATTCGAAACATTTGCGTTTTCTCCTTAAAGAGTGGAAGAAGTTTTGGGTGGATTTTCGAAAAAGTCAATTCATAATTCGAAAAACGAATCGGTTTCCTAAGGAAATTATTTCTTAACTTATAAAAATCAGAGAACGAACGGAATCGACCGATTCGCAAAATCGAACGATAAGAATTTAAACCGACCACCTCTTATAAAATGATTTGATCGGATAAAGCGATTCTGAAAGATTCGGTAGTTCGAAATCGAAACCGTAACAAAACTAAAATCGGGAGAAACAAAATCATGTTCGGAATGAACTATATACAATTCGATTCTATGACTCACGTAATTCTATATAAGAACGGAAAAGTCTTCAAAGAAGGAAGAGGGCTTTCCTTTTTTTACTTCGCCCCCACGAGTTCGATCGCCGCGATTCCTCTCGGTAGTAACGACTTGCCGTTTATCTTTAACGAGTCGACGAACGACTATCAAACCGTTTCGATTCAAGGTCAGATAACTTATAAGATTTCCAATCCCAAGGCGCTTTCCGAACTTTTGGATTTTACCGTGGATTCAAGCGGAACGTATAAGAAGAATGAAATCGAAAAACTGAATCAAAGAATCATCAACTACGCGCAAACTTCCACTTCTTCCTTTATTCATGGGATCGGTCTGAAGGATTCGATTCGTTCCGCAAAGACGATCGAAACTCAGATTCTTCAGGGACTTCAATCTTCTCCTGCGATCTCGACGTTGGGAATCGAAATTCTAAACGTAAACATTCTCGCCATTCGTCCTAATCCTGAAATGGAAAGAGCCTTGGAAACCGAAAC
Coding sequences within it:
- a CDS encoding efflux RND transporter permease subunit produces the protein MLSAVSIRNPIFSWMMMAAIILFGSVGFSRMGVSQMPDVDFPVVNVSLTLVGANAQVMETDVVDPIEEVLMAVEGVTEVRSISSDGSATVTVELELSRDVDVAVQEIQTKLAQVSNKLPEELDPAVITKSNPDDTPIIWVSVTAVDKTEKEKMLFVKDFLKDKFQKISGVGEIILGGYVDRTINVYLDPIKLSRSEIAVDDIVNTLKEQNLEVPSGRVENRTSEISLRAVGEVPTAEQFGNIFLNSRSGSPLFRSIRLKDIAIVEDGLGEVRRISRFNGVSSVAIGIKKLKGANAVEVGDLVKAKVKELKPKLPQGFDLTVSNDNTGYIRDSVNELEFTLIFSAILTGFVCRLFLGNWKSTGNVLLAIPTSVIGTFLFLYFAGFTINTFTMLGLSLATGIVVDDAIMVLENITRHREMGMSWFDAALEGASEIRFAALAATLAVVAIFLPVAFMKGIIGRYFLEFGVTISVSVLLSLFEALSFTPMRASLYSEDQAKNGKKSILSSVFSVNARETWNLWIAKVSVFKRMDPYIERFLDYSTDLYGRSIDFVLKYPRWIVFGSTALFILSLGFFFLLKKEFIPPQDMGRFIIRARLPLGSSLQRTDEVMKTVEQYLIHRKEIEKYISNVGGFGGTEANTGMFFVTMKEMGHRPKNPKTGREITQGALFGILRKDLKELVPDATFSVQDLSQRGFSAGRGYPVELVLTGPDWQKLSSLSVQILEKLKESKVVLDVDTDYVAGQKELRLVTNREAAALRGVSMANVGNTVGTLMGGKNVSRFTENGRSYDVRVKIQKDKGESIAVLPDISVRNTFGEFVKLKEVVSIQEKEALKTITRINRERAIRVFGNPPPALGQTASTEKALEIAKSILPEGYSVAVTGSAKTAKESGNSLTIALLFGILLSYMILASQFNSLKQPLYILLAMPFSFTGALAALYLFGQSFNMYSFIGLILLLGLVKKNSILLVEFVNHVRSTGKDIKQSIKEGCPIRLRPVLMTSFSSIAAAIPPALALGPGAETRIPMAVTILGGMTLSTLITLLVVPAAYYLGEKEKKDEVGTTAKPSTIVFPEPMHKSVHESAHKLAQEPAPKHKKTKK
- a CDS encoding acyl-CoA dehydrogenase family protein, which gives rise to MIISNYFQDNEDMKLVFDELIDWEEIVRAYEHKFEDAEEYKKSGNERLAYAPSNVEEAKEYYKSVLESLGEIMGEFVAPRSKEMDQIGLKYENGKVTFPKAQEECYNTLRDAGLMPISISRKYGGMGLPATVQSFMCEIAARADAAFCLAYGNINIVEIMERFASSEMCEKWLPDISAGKYSAAMALTEPNYGSDLPNVQTKATQDANGQWRINGAKRFITHACGYVNAPSVILTLARTGTPESGARGLSFFLVKGSDVHVAGVEHKMGLHCSPTCEVVFENSPGELIGKTGYGLVKYSMGMMNAARLTIATQSLGIATAAYYEGKKYASERIQFGKPIEQIPAVRKILDRMEREILATRVLIAETGKAIDLYHWPKEHAVKIEGKSERDVNQDESIRRWEKLADLFTPLSKYYASEGCVSISSDALQIHGGSGYTEDYDVARIYRDSRITTIYEGTTQLQVVAAIGGVVSGMSPTGQLRQYAEGELSKFSASEDLKKVWNDLDASVGLFKSIHDGNVKDSLAFEVVEIAARFLCGMLLERSFKALNGKELEKRKSIAQAYNLDSVATASANLIKLERASKQAVPA
- a CDS encoding SMI1/KNR4 family protein — protein: MNTQDRIALALELLDRHEKLYKQKVPQRLRDFWKNGEFAKYENCFTKYLKIPQGSGSFQILTAVPSWEIQGQLGGLDSSIVDPNGDWEHAKKFIPLFHAEQDFFFVVRLDKADCPVGWYEEETWEEDGDGFAGYKMGVYKIAKSLDEFLSLIRDSADGEAIEIDFPKEIERSWDETRGVLKSNDERDPSSDDDDSLEDSDDEDEDE
- a CDS encoding PaaI family thioesterase; this translates as MGKEFKTKDPNFKDRIQEIFHKANFINLLEIEIDSIEAGKLHSSLEVKDKHLQQNGYVHAGVISTLADHTAGGAAGSLVGEKQVVLTLEFKINLLRTGIGNRLRCEAEVFYHGATVIVVNSDVYALHKNREKHIAKATVTLAVVGSQYSGS
- a CDS encoding fibronectin-binding protein, which produces MFRIISKLFLVLLVFGFVSTAYAQIGQINPSSISGKYRVAGTNPDGSAYGGSVTITQSNGEYLFTWTVAGQTFTGTGTLDGSTLTVDWGQADPVVYEVKNGGRLLEGTWAGGSATETLRK
- a CDS encoding SPFH domain-containing protein, whose protein sequence is MFGMNYIQFDSMTHVILYKNGKVFKEGRGLSFFYFAPTSSIAAIPLGSNDLPFIFNESTNDYQTVSIQGQITYKISNPKALSELLDFTVDSSGTYKKNEIEKLNQRIINYAQTSTSSFIHGIGLKDSIRSAKTIETQILQGLQSSPAISTLGIEILNVNILAIRPNPEMERALETETREKLQQEADQAIYERRNFAVEQERKIKESELNTEIAVEEKKKQISEKQMEAKILEADNKRKLREMQVQADIVVEEQKKKFIEMKTSNQRKEAEAQGFVTETTLKPFRDIDWRTLVALNNNPDPKFNIALAFRQLAENAEKIGNLNISPDLLENLLQEKKDSKK